A single region of the Malus sylvestris chromosome 8, drMalSylv7.2, whole genome shotgun sequence genome encodes:
- the LOC126633019 gene encoding ATP-dependent zinc metalloprotease FTSH, chloroplastic, whose translation MASTTNPLLFSNFFGATTVLHSPPTPKTTSKSNSSLPIPLPFFSKRKLFATKNIFNSQPHSEPLKSAASQATLAALLFSSLTPQALAIDNTPTPTPPPVLQPQPSKSNAASPFSQNLLLNAPKPQSQVATDLPEGSQWRYSEFLNAVKKGKVERVRFMKDGSALQLTAVDGRRASVVVPNDPDLIDILAMNGVDISVSEGDSGGGLFNIIGNLLFPILAFAGLFLLFRRAGGGPGGPGGLGGPMDFGRSKSKFQEVPETGVTFADVAGADQAKLELQEVVDFLKNPDKYTALGAKIPKGCLLVGPPGTGKTLLARAVAGEAGTPFFSCAASEFVELFVGVGASRVRDLFEKAKSKAPCIVFIDEIDAVGRQRGAGMGGGNDEREQTINQLLTEMDGFSGNSGVIVLAATNRPDVLDSALLRPGRFDRQVTVDRPDVAGRVKILQVHSRGKALAKDVDFDKIARRTPGFTGADLQNLMNEAAILAARRDLKEISKDEISDALERIIAGPEKKNAVVSEDKKKLVAYHEAGHALVGALMPEYDPVAKISIIPRGQAGGLTFFAPSEERLESGLYSRSYLENQMAVALGGRVAEEVIFGQENVTTGASSDFMQVSRVARQMVERFGFSKKIGQVAIGASGGNPFLGQQMSSQKDYSMATADVVDAEVRELVETAYSRAKDIVTTHIDILHTLAQLLIEKETVDGEEFMSLFIDGKAELYVA comes from the exons ATGGCTTCCACCACCAACCCTTTGCTCTTTTCCAACTTCTTCGGAGCCACCACAGTTCTCCACTCTCCGCCCACACCTAAAACCACCTCCAAATCCAACTCATCCCTCCCAATTCCCCTGCCCTTCTTCTCCAAGCGAAAGCTTTTCGCCACCAAAAACATCTTCAACTCTCAACCCCATTCGGAGCCGTTAAAATCCGCAGCTTCCCAAGCCACTTTAGCCGCCCTGCTCTTCTCCTCACTCACCCCACAAGCCCTAGCCATAGACAACACCCCCACTCCCACGCCGCCACCCGTACTCCAACCCCAGCCTTCCAAATCCAACGCCGCCTCTCCTTTCTCCCAAAACCTCCTCCTCAACGCCCCTAAGCCCCAATCGCAGGTCGCCACTGACCTCCCCGAAGGCAGCCAATGGCGCTACAGCGAGTTCCTCAACGCCGTCAAGAAGGGCAAGGTCGAGAGAGTCAGGTTCATGAAAGACGGTTCTGCCCTTCAGCTCACTGCCGTCGATGGCCGCCGCGCCTCTGTCGTTGTCCCCAACGACCCTGACCTCATCGACATTTTGGCCATGAACGGCGTCGATATTTCCGTCTCCGAAGGCGATTCGGGAGGTGGGCTGTTCAATATCATCGGCAATTTGTTGTTCCCAATCTTGGCCTTTGCCGGATTGTTCCTCCTCTTCCGGCGTGCTGGAGGAGGCCCAGGAGGGCCGGGCGGCCTGGGCGGGCCCATGGATTTCGGAAGGTCCAAGTCCAAATTCCAAGAAGTTCCGGAAACGGGGGTGACTTTCGCCGATGTAGCTGGAGCTGACCAAGCAAAATTGGAGCTGCAGGAGGTGGTGGATTTCTTGAAGAACCCAGACAAGTACACCGCCCTCGGCGCCAAAATCCCAAAAGGATGTCTTTTGGTGGGCCCACCTGGTACCGGGAAGACCCTTCTGGCTCGCGCTGTGGCCGGCGAGGCTGGGACGCCGTTTTTCTCGTGCGCGGCTTCCGAGTTCGTGGAGTTGTTTGTGGGAGTGGGGGCGTCGAGAGTACGGGACTTGTTCGAGAAGGCCAAGTCGAAAGCGCCGTGCATTGTGTTCATTGATGAGATAGATGCGGTGGGGAGGCAGAGAGGCGCGGGGATGGGCGGCGGGAATGATGAGAGGGAGCAAACTATTAATCAGCTGCTGACGGAGATGGATGGGTTTTCTGGTAATTCCGGTGTGATAGTTTTGGCGGCAACCAACAGGCCGGATGTTCTCGATTCGGCATTGTTGAGGCCCGGGAGGTTTGACCGACAGGTGACCGTCGACAGGCCTGATGTTGCTGGCAGAGTTAAAATCCTGCAG GTGCATTCCAGAGGGAAGGCGCTTGCAAAGGATGTGGACTTTGACAAAATTGCAAGGAGAACACCTGGTTTCACAGGGGCTGATCTGCAGAACCTGATGAATGAGGCTGCCATTCTCGCAGCCAGACGTGATCTCAAAGAAATAAGTAAAGACGAGATCTCCGATGCTCTGGAGCGGATCATTGCAGGACCCGAGAAGAAAAATGCTGTTGTCTCAGAGGATAAGAAGAAATTAGTCGCCTACCATG AGGCGGGGCATGCTCTTGTTGGTGCATTGATGCCGGAATACGATCCTGTTGCTAAGATATCCATCATTCCTCGTGGCCAAGCCGGCGGTCTAACATTCTTTGCTCCCAGTGAAGAGAGACTCGAGTCTGGACTATACAGTAGAAGCTACCTGGAGAATCAAATGGCTGTTGCCCTCGGTGGAAG AGTTGCCGAAGAAGTTATCTTTGGTCAGGAGAATGTGACAACAGGGGCTTCTAGTGATTTCATGCAAGTGTCAAGGGTGGCAAGGCAGATGGTTGAGAGATTTGGGTTCAGCAAAAAGATTGGACAAGTCGCGATTGGTGCTTCTGGTGGCAATCCCTTCTTAGGGCAACAG ATGTCATCCCAAAAAGACTACTCCATGGCAACTGCTGATGTGGTGGATGCAGAGGTAAGGGAATTGGTAGAGACAGCTTATTCAAGGGCCAAGGATATCGTCACAACTCACATCGATATCCTCCACACGCTTGCCCAACTCCTCATAGAGAAGGAGACTGTTGACGGTGAAGAGTTCATGAGCCTCTTTATTGATGGAAAGGCTGAGCTATATGTCGCTTAG
- the LOC126633028 gene encoding NADH dehydrogenase [ubiquinone] 1 beta subcomplex subunit 2 translates to MGGGHGEGITYKGITVHQPKRWHTLTGKGMCAVMWFWVLYRAKKDGPVVLGWRHPWEGHDDHH, encoded by the exons ATGGGAGGAGGACACGGAGAGGGCATAACATACAAGGGAATCACGGTGCATCAGCCAAAGCGGTGGCACACCCTTACTGGCAAAGGCATGTGTGCTGTGATGTG GTTTTGGGTACTGTACAGGGCCAAGAAGGATGGTCCTGTAGTTTTG GGTTGGAGGCACCCCTGGGAGGGCCATGATGATCATCATTAG
- the LOC126633022 gene encoding 4-coumarate--CoA ligase-like 5, whose translation MASSPTVDARSGFCSSNSVFYSKRKAITLPPSDYLDITTFISSQAHRGNVAFIDGSTGQQLTYVQLWTAVDSVASSLSDMGIRKGHVILLLSPNSIFFPVVCLAVMSLGAIITTTNPLNTTREITKQMADSKPVLAFTTRQLIPKLAGPKPLPIVLIDGEINTPVSNKNIASTLGKMMANEKRDGLKSREVINQDDTATLLYSSGTTGASKGVVSSHRNLIAMVQSVKGWLYLDDTHQTFLCTIPMFHIFGLAVFAAGLLSLGSTIVVLSKFEMHDMLLAIQKNRVSYVPVVPPILVALINAADQVKAKYDLSSLRWVLSGGAPLSKEVTEGFLDKYPMVTILQGYGLTESAGVGASTESLEESRKYGTAGLLSASMEAMIVDRDSGNPLPANKTGELYLKGPSIMKGYFNNAKATASTLDSKGWLRTGDLCYIDEDGFIFVVDRLKELIKYNGYQVAPAELEALLLTHPEIVDAAVIPFPDEKVGQYPMAYAVRKAGSSLTESGVMEFVGKQVAPYKRIRRVAFIDSVPKNPSGKILRKDLIQIATSSSKL comes from the exons ATGGCGAGCAGTCCGACGGTTGATGCCAGAAGCGGCTTCTGCAGTTCCAATTCCGTATTCTACAGCAAGCGCAAGGCCATAACACTCCCGCCCAGCGATTATCTCGACATCACAACATTCATATCGTCTCAAGCCCACCGAGGCAATGTGGCCTTCATCGACGGCTCCACCGGCCAACAACTCACCTACGTTCAATTATGGACTGCCGTCGATTCAGTTGCCTCGTCTCTCTCCGACATGGGCATCCGAAAGGGCCATGTCATCCTCCTCCTGTCCCCGAACTCCATCTTCTTCCCGGTGGTCTGCCTGGCCGTGATGTCGCTGGGTGCGATCATAACAACCACCAACCCACTCAACACTACTCGGGAAATCACCAAGCAAATGGCCGATTCCAAACCGGTACTCGCCTTCACTACTCGCCAGCTCATCCCCAAACTCGCCGGTCCAAAACCTCTCCCCATCGTCCTCATTGATGGCGAAATCAATACTCCTGTTAGTAACAAAAATATTGCGTCTACCTTGGGAAAGATGATGGCGAATGAGAAACGTGATGGATTGAAATCGAGGGAAGTGATCAACCAGGACGACACGGCGACTCTGCTCTACTCGTCGGGAACGACGGGGGCGAGTAAAGGCGTGGTGTCGTCTCACAGGAATCTGATAGCGATGGTTCAGAGCGTTAAGGGCTGGTTATATTTGGACGATACCCACCAAACGTTCCTCTGCACGATTCCAATGTTCCACATCTTCGGCTTGGCGGTGTTCGCTGCGGGCCTCCTTTCCTTGGGGTCGACCATCGTGGTGCTCTCCAAGTTCGAGATGCATGACATGCTGTTGGCCATTCAGAAGAACCGTGTGAGCTACGTGCCGGTGGTGCCTCCCATTCTGGTGGCGCTAATCAACGCCGCCGACCAGGTGAAGGCGAAGTATGATCTGAGTTCGCTGAGGTGGGTGTTGTCGGGTGGGGCCCCACTGAGCAAGGAAGTGACCGAGGGGTTCTTGGACAAGTATCCAATGGTGACAATTCTTCAGGGTTACGGGTTGACGGAATCGGCCGGGGTCGGAGCTTCAACGGAATCGCTGGAGGAGAGTCGCAAGTACGGTACGGCGGGGCTGTTGTCGGCGAGTATGGAGGCTATGATTGTGGACCGGGACAGCGGTAATCCACTACCGGCGAATAAGACGGGAGAGCTTTATCTCAAAGGTCCCTCAATAATGAAAG GGtattttaataatgcaaaagcaACTGCATCAACACTCGATTCAAAAGGATGGTTAAGAACCGGAGATTTGTGCTACATCGATGAGGATGGATTCATTTTTGTGGTTGATAGGTTGAAGGAGCTCATTAAGTACAACGGATATCAG GTGGCCCCTGCTGAACTGGAGGCTTTGCTGCTCACGCATCCCGAAATTGTTGATGCTGCCGTTATACC ATTTCCAGATGAAAAGGTTGGACAGTATCCAATGGCATATGCGGTAAGAAAAGCCGGAAGCAGTTTAACGGAGAGCGGAGTGATGGAGTTTGTGGGCAAGCAGGTGGCTCCCTACAAGAGAATTAGGAGGGTGGCATTTATAGATTCCGTGCCTAAGAATCCATCTGGCAAGATTCTCCGGAAGGATCTCATCCAGATTGCAACTTCTTCTTCCAAACTTTGA
- the LOC126633021 gene encoding lysine histidine transporter-like 8, protein MEEYQNPRKMSASDEFTVEDISTTIDPPSDDQIFHADDVQGEHHDHHVDGHDSVVAAQAPPMQSSSPEGQGQGEGSAFSSPSMSKKPLLLSIVPSNVVAARRATPWMSRTPNFLTPLGSPIRRAIRLTKLDPQDAWLPITESRNGNAYYAAFHTLCSGIGMQALVVPVSFTVLGWTWGTICLTVAFIWQLYTLWLLVMLHESTETGMRYSRYLQLFRATFGDKMAKIFAIFPIYYLSGGTCVALIIVGGSSMKLFFEIVCGHECTAKPLTTVEWYLVFTSAAVLLSQLPNLNSIAGVSLIGAITAIGFCTIMWLVAVTEGRLDGVSYDPKRENSNTAMIFSVLNSLGIIAFAFKGHNLTLEIQATMPSSEKKPSHVPMWRGVKVAYLMVAMCLFPLAIGGYWAYGHMIPPNGGMLTAIYQYHGRDTSQWVLSLTSLFVVINAVSSFQIFGMPMFDDMESKYIKRMNKPCPWWLRSISRAMFGYGCFFVAVAIPFLGSFAGLIGGISIPITFVYPSLLWLKIKKPKKYSIMWCLNWGLGLLGTALCIILIAAGVYVVIDTGIQVSFFKPQ, encoded by the exons ATGGAGGAATATCAGAATCCAAGAAAGATGAGTGCTAGTGATGAATTTACAGTCGAAGATATTTCCACTACAATCGACCCCCCCTCCGACGATCAAATATTCCACGCCGATGACGTTCAAGGGGAACACCATGATCATCATGTTGATGGTCATGATAGTGTGGTCGCGGCGCAGGCACCTCCAATGCAGTCATCATCCCCAGAGGGACAGGGACAGGGAGAGGGCAGTGCATTTAGTtcgccatccatgtcaaaaaaGCCCCTTCTGCTCTCTATAGTGCCTTCAAACGTCGTTGCTGCCCGTAGAGCTACCCCATGGATGTCTCGCACTCCCAACTTCCTCACACCTCTTGGTAGCCCCATTCGAAGGGCCATCCGACTTACCAAGCTCGACCCTCAGGACGCTTGGCTCCCCATCACCGAGTCAAGGAATGGCAATGCCTACTATGCTGCCTTCCATACCCTTTGCTCTGGAATTGGAATGCAAGCCCTTGTGGTCCCCGTCTCCTTCACCGTTCTTGGCTG GACATGGGGGACCATATGCTTGACTGTGGCGTTCATATGGCAGCTATACACCCTATGGCTTTTGGTAATGCTTCATGAATCCACTGAAACTGGGATGCGTTACAGCAGATATCTTCAACTCTTCCGCGCTACCTTCGGTGACAAAATGGCCAAGATCTTCGCTATCTTCCCCATCTATTACCTTTCGGGTGGCACCTGTGTCGCCTTGATTATCGTTGGCGGCTCCAGCATGAAGCTCTTCTTCGAAATCGTGTGTGGCCACGAATGCACAGCCAAGCCACTCACCACCGTCGAGTGGTATTTGGTCTTTACCAGCGCTGCCGTGCTTCTGTCTCAGCTCCCCAATTTGAACTCCATTGCAGGTGTCTCTCTGATTGGTGCCATCACTGCCATTGGCTTTTGTACCATTATGTGGCTCGTCGCCGTCACGGAAGGCAGGCTCGACGGCGTTTCTTACGATCCAAAAAGAGAAAACAGCAACACCGCTATGATTTTCAGTGTCCTCAATTCTCTTGGCATTATTGCTTTCGCTTTCAAAGGCCACAATCTTACCCTTGAAATtcag GCAACTATGCCTTCAAGTGAGAAGAAACCATCTCATGTGCCAATGTGGAGAGGGGTAAAAGTTGCCTATCTAATGGTCGCAATGTGCTTGTTTCCCTTGGCAATTGGAGGATATTGGGCCTACGGACACATG ATACCACCAAACGGAGGCATGCTAACTGCAATATATCAGTACCATGGACGTGACACTTCACAGTGGGTTCTGTCATTAACGAGCTTATTTGTGGTAATCAATGCGGTTAGCTCATTCCAAATCTTTGGCATGCCCATGTTTGACGATATGGAATCCAAATACATCAAACGCATGAACAAGCCGTGCCCGTGGTGGCTCCGCTCGATATCCCGAGCCATGTTCGGGTACGGCTGCTTCTTCGTAGCAGTGGCGATTCCATTCTTGGGGAGCTTTGCCGGTCTCATAGGAGGGATTTCCATTCCGATTACCTTCGTGTATCCTTCCTTGCTTTGGTTGAAAATTAAGAAGCCCAAGAAATATAGCATTATGTGGTGCCTCAATTGGGGACTCGGACTTTTGGGCACAGCTCTCTGTATAATACTCATAGCTGCTGGAGTTTATGTTGTCATTGACACCGGGATTCAAGTGAGCTTTTTTAAGCCTCAATAG
- the LOC126633025 gene encoding lysine histidine transporter-like 8: protein MQDQMDEVEEVKSSPMSNPNMTPKSPFVSRFMATPLASPMKKAMTSMRGYLEEVGHLTKLDPQDAWLPITESRNGNALYSAFHTLSSGIGIPALLLPLSFATLGWAWGIICLSVAFMWQLYTLWLLIQLHESESGVRYSRYLRLSMAAFGEKLGKILALFPIMYLSGGTCVTLIMIGGGTMKIFFQIVCGETCRHVSSPSTIEWYLVFTGTAILLAQLPNLNSIAGISLIGAITAVSYCTLIWVVSVTKDRPNGVSYKPLETKSDAATVFGVLNALGITIFAFRGHNLVLEIQGTMPSNSQRPSRLPMWKGVKFAYLIIALCLFPLAIGGYWAYGNFIPSSGGMLDALNKYHGYDTSKFVLGLTSMLVVVNCLSSFQIYAMPVFDNLEFRFTSSMNKPCPRWLRSGIRIFFGCVAFFISVALPFLPSLAGLIGGVAVPITLAYPCFMWILIKKPCKCSTIFNWALGALGIVLSILIITGAIWNIVTIGIEVHFFKPLNK, encoded by the exons ATGCAGGATCAGATGGATGAGGTGGAGGAAGTGAAGTCGAGCCCAATGAGTAATCCAAACATGACCCCTAAAAGTCCGTTCGTTTCTCGTTTTATGGCGACTCCTTTGGCGAGTCCGATGAAGAAGGCGATGACAAGCATGCGAGGCTACCTAGAAGAAGTTGGACACTTGACAAAGCTTGATCCTCAGGACGCATGGCTGCCCATCACCGAGTCCAGAAACGGAAATGCCCTCTACTCCGCCTTTCACACGCTCAGTTCCGGAATCGGCATTCCAGCCCTCCTTCTTCCTTTATCTTTCGCTACTCTTGGCTG GGCATGGGGAATTATATGTCTCTCGGTGGCTTTCATGTGGCAGCTCTATACTCTCTGGTTACTGATACAACTGCACGAATCCGAATCGGGAGTGCGCTACAGCAGATACCTTCGACTTTCCATGGCAGCTTTTG GTGAGAAGCTAGGGAAAATTCTGGCATTGTTTCCAATCATGTACCTCTCAGGTGGTACGTGTGTAACCCTGATCATGATCGGAGGTGGGACCATGAAAATATTTTTCCAAATCGTGTGCGGTGAGACATGCCGCCATGTAAGTTCACCGTCAACGATAGAGTGGTACTTGGTGTTCACCGGCACTGCCATTCTTCTCGCTCAGCTTCCTAACCTCAACTCAATAGCTGGGATTTCCCTCATTGGAGCTATCACCGCCGTAAGCTACTGCACACTCATTTGGGTGGTTTCTGTCACCAAAGATAGACCCAATGGTGTTTCTTATAAGCCGCTGGAAACAAAATCTGATGCAGCCACCGTTTTTGGCGTCCTAAATGCGCTTGGGATCACTATCTTTGCTTTTAGAGGCCACAACCTTGTGCTTGAAATACAG GGAACCATGCCCTCGAACAGTCAGAGGCCGTCGCGTTTGCCGATGTGGAAGGGAGTGAAGTTCGCATATCTCATCATCGCACTGTGTCTGTTTCCCCTGGCAATTGGCGGCTACTGGGCTTACGGAAATTTC ATACCTTCAAGTGGAGGGAtgttagatgctttgaacaaATACCACGGATACGACACATCAAAATTTGTCCTAGGATTGACGAGCATGCTCGTTGTGGTTAACTGTCTAAGCTCCTTTCAGATATATGCAATGCCGGTTTTCGACAATCTGGAATTCAGATTCACTAGCAGCATGAACAAACCTTGTCCGCGGTGGCTACGCTCCGGAATTAGGATTTTCTTCGGCTGCGTTGCATTTTTTATATCTGTTGCACTGCCATTCTTGCCCAGCTTAGCAGGACTCATCGGAGGAGTTGCGGTTCCAATCACCTTGGCGTATCCGTGTTTCATGTGGATATTGATCAAGAAACCTTGTAAATGTAGCACAATTTTTAACTGGGCACTCGGAGCCTTGGGGATAGTCCTAAGCATATTAATCATCACCGGAGCAATTTGGAACATAGTCACGATCGGAATAGAAGTCCACTTCTTCAAGCCTCTGAATAAGTAA
- the LOC126633027 gene encoding uncharacterized protein LOC126633027, protein MITRSNLAEQLREYQIRSKHDWASVSFFSSTSSNHTLSRVDVVLFVIWELVILAFLVFSAVSLYFRHMRLAFVLACIAMLLLLCIKVTKQVRLARKKKRRMLLPLSM, encoded by the exons ATGATAACGCGATCGAATCTGGCGGAGCAGTTGAGAGAGTATCAGATTCGATCGAAGCATGACTGGGcctccgtctccttcttctcctccacctcctccaatCATACTTTGTCAAG GGTGGATGTAGTGCTCTTTGTAATATGGGAACTGGTAATCCTAGCTTTCTTGGTTTTTTCGGCAGTTTCTTTATATTTTAGGCATATGCGACTTGCTTTTGTCTTAGCATGTATTGCAATGCTCTTGCTTTTGTGCATAAAAGTTACAAAGCAAGTGAGATTGGCTAGGAAAAAGAAACGGAGGATGCTTCTTCCATTATCGATGTAA
- the LOC126633018 gene encoding lysine-specific histone demethylase 1 homolog 1-like has product MEKTDNPLNHSDNPPNDVVFDDSSPETDLTPSSSTPHENHSSENPSAPPQTTLEAPVSDSQDDSSEPILEGEDTLLDQQHLQNSVETGPAEPGLPAKRRRRRKKFFTELNGSPSLAKNRRTDLNKDVDVEALIAISVGFPVDSLTEEEIEANVVPTIGGVEQANYIVVRNHILSRWRSNVSFWLTRELALESIRSEHKGLVDSAYDFLVEHGYINFGLAPAVKEAKLRSFDGAERGNVVIVGAGLAGLVAARQLVFLGFKVVVLEGRSRPGGRVKTRKMVGEREGVEAAADLGGSVLTGINGNPLGVLARQLGLPLHKVRDICPLYLPDGKAVNSEMDSSIETSFNKLLDRVCKLRHAMIEEVKSVDVPLGTALEAFRRVYSVARDTQERMLLDWHLANLEYANASLMSNLSMAYWDQDDPYEMGGDHCFIPGGNETFVRSLAEGLPIFYERTVQSIRYGSDGVLVYANGQEFRGDMVLCTVPLGVLKKGSIEFVPDLPQRKKDAIQSIGFGLLNKVAILFPYNFWGGDIDTFGHLTEDPRMRGEFFLFYSYSSVSGGPLLVALVAGDAAIKFELMSPVESVNRVLDILRGIFNPKGIAVPEPIQAVCTRWGKDDFAYGSYSYVAVGSSGDDYDILAESIGDGRVFFAGEATNKQYPATMHGAFLSGMREAANILRVAKKRSIIPLEKPSNVGDEMDDLNKLFDTPDVRCGSFSVLFDPRSNEFDSANSLLRVKFGVGNMEVGSRLSLCLYGLISRNQAMKLSEVEGDGNKMRMINVEFGVRLVGRKGLSGAGESLISYIKTAKSKPNVVGGVQV; this is encoded by the coding sequence ATGGAAAAAACGGACAACCCCCTAAACCACTCCGATAATCCCCCTAACGACGTCGTCTTCGACGACTCGTCGCCGGAAACCGACCTCACTCCCTCAAGCTCGACCCCTCACGAAAACCACTCGTCGGAAAACCCGTCGGCACCTCCCCAAACGACTCTCGAAGCCCCCGTTTCGGACTCTCAAGATGACTCATCCGAGCCCATTCTCGAAGGTGAAGACACCCTTCTCGATCAACAGCACCTCCAAAACTCTGTCGAAACGGGCCCAGCTGAACCCGGTCTGCCAGCCAAGAGACGCCGTCGCAGGAAGAAGTTCTTCACGGAGCTCAATGGCTCTCCGTCGTTGGCCAAGAACCGCCGCACCGACCTTAACAAAGACGTAGACGTCGAAGCCCTAATCGCAATCTCAGTGGGGTTTCCGGTCGACTCGCTCACTGAGGAGGAAATCGAGGCCAACGTGGTCCCCACCATCGGCGGCGTTGAGCAAGCCAACTATATCGTCGTGAGGAACCACATTCTGTCTCGGTGGAGGTCAAATGTGTCTTTCTGGTTAACCCGGGAGCTGGCGCTGGAGTCGATTCGCTCGGAGCACAAAGGCCTGGTCGACTCAGCTTACGACTTTCTGGTGGAGCACGGCTACATCAACTTCGGGCTTGCACCGGCGGTGAAAGAAGCAAAATTGAGGTCGTTTGACGGGGCCGAGAGGGGCAATGTGGTCATTGTGGGGGCTGGCTTGGCGGGTTTGGTGGCGGCGAGGCAATTAGTGTTTTTGGGCTTTAAAGTTGTTGTCTTGGAAGGTAGAAGCAGGCCTGGTGGTCGCGTGAAGACGAGGAAGATGGTAGGCGAGCGCGAGGGAGTGGAGGCTGCGGCGGATCTCGGGGGAAGTGTTCTCACCGGAATCAATGGAAACCCGCTCGGAGTTTTAGCTAGGCAACTGGGTTTGCCTCTTCATAAGGTGAGGGATATTTGCCCGCTTTATTTACCAGATGGGAAAGCTGTTAATTCTGAGATGGATTCTAGTATAGAGACTTCTTTTAATAAGTTGTTAGATAGAGTTTGTAAGCTTAGGCACGCAATGATTGAAGAAGTTAAGTCCGTAGATGTTCCATTAGGGACTGCGTTGGAAGCTTTTCGACGCGTTTATAGTGTTGCACGAGACACGCAGGAGAGAATGCTCTTGGACTGGCATCTTGCTAATTTGGAATATGCTAATGCTTCCTTGATGTCCAATTTGTCCATGGCCTATTGGGATCAGGATGATCCCTATGAGATGGGAGGTGACCATTGTTTTATCCCGGGAGGCAATGAGACTTTTGTGCGGTCCCTTGCAGAGGGCCTTCCAATCTTCTATGAAAGGACTGTGCAGAGTATTCGGTACGGTTCTGATGGGGTTTTGGTTTATGCAAACGGGCAGGAGTTTCGTGGGGACATGGTTCTTTGCACAGTCCCATTAGGCGTGCTTAAGAAGGGTTCCATTGAATTTGTCCCTGACCTTCCACAAAGGAAGAAGGATGCAATTCAGAGTATAGGATTTGGATTACTGAATAAGGTTGCCATATTGTTCCCTTATAACTTCTGGGGTGGGGATATTGATACTTTTGGGCATTTGACTGAGGATCCGAGAATGAGAGGCGAGTTCTTTCTGTTTTATAGCTACTCTTCTGTATCAGGAGGGCCTCTTCTGGTTGCTCTTGTGGCTGGAGATGCTGCAATTAAGTTTGAGTTGATGTCTCCTGTTGAGTCTGTGAATAGGGTGTTGGACATATTAAGGGGTATTTTCAACCCGAAAGGGATTGCTGTTCCGGAACCTATTCAGGCAGTGTGCACTCGGTGGGGGAAGGACGACTTTGCATACGGTTCTTATTCTTATGTTGCAGTAGGGTCTTCAGGAGATGATTATGATATTCTGGCAGAGAGTATTGGAGATGGGAGAGTGTTCTTTGCTGGGGAGGCCACTAACAAGCAGTATCCGGCAACAATGCACGGAGCTTTTCTGAGCGGGATGAGAGAGGCTGCTAACATACTGAGAGTAGCCAAAAAGCGGTCAATTATCCCGTTGGAAAAACCAAGTAATGTTGGTGATGAAATGGACGATTTGAATAAGTTATTTGACACCCCTGACGTAAGATGTGGGAGCTTCTCCGTTTTGTTTGATCCTCGGTCAAATGAGTTTGATTCTGCCAACTCGCTGTTGAGGGTGAAATTTGGAGTGGGAAATATGGAGGTGGGATCACGTCTCTCTCTTTGTTTGTATGGCTTGATTTCGAGGAATCAGGCGATGAAGTTGAGTGAGGTAGAAGGTGATGGGAACAAGATGAGAATGATAAATGTGGAATTTGGGGTGAGGTTGGTTGGGAGGAAAGGTTTAAGTGGTGCTGGGGAATCTCTAATAAGCTACATTAAGACAGCAAAATCAAAACCCAACGTAGTCGGAGGAGTTCAAGTATGA